One Brassica oleracea var. oleracea cultivar TO1000 chromosome C7, BOL, whole genome shotgun sequence genomic window carries:
- the LOC106304484 gene encoding UDP-glycosyltransferase 72D1-like: MEQPHALLVASPGLGHLIPILELGNRLSSVLNFRVTVLAVTSGSSSLAETEAIRAVVARGTCEVTELPSVDIDYFVEPDATVFTKIVEKMRATKPVVQDAIKLMTQKPTVMIVDFLGTGMMSIADDVGMAKYVYVASHAWFLAVLVYLPVLDKVVEGEYIDIKEPMKIPGCRPVGADDLMETMLDRSNRHYRECVRCGEEIPMTMSDGVLVNTWEELQGNTLAALMEDGELSRVMKVPVYAIGPIVRPNGPTKKPNSIFEWLDKQRERSVLYLCLGSGGTLSLEQTIELACGLELSGQRFMWVLRKPASYLGESSNDDDLVSVGLPEGFLDRTRGMGLVVTQWAPQVEILSHGSIGGFLSHCGWSSVLESLTQGVPIVAWPLYAEQWMNAAFLTEEIGVAIRTSELPSKRVISREEVASLVRKVLGEEDEEGRKVRAKAEEVRVSTERAWTQGGSSHSSLLEWAKRCCLLSFTNNTVSI; this comes from the coding sequence ATGGAGCAGCCGCACGCGCTTCTAGTCGCTAGCCCTGGCTTAGGCCATCTCATCCCTATCCTCGAACTTGGAAACCGGCTCTCCTCTGTACTCAACTTCCGCGTTACAGTTCTCGCAGTAACCTCCGGTTCCTCCTCCCTGGCCGAAACCGAGGCAATACGCGCAGTTGTTGCTAGAGGGACATGTGAAGTTACAGAATTACCCTCGGTTGATATAGACTACTTCGTTGAGCCAGATGCGACGGTGTTCACTAAAATTGTAGAAAAGATGCGAGCCACAAAGCCCGTGGTTCAAGACGCCATCAAATTAATGACACAAAAACCGACGGTCATGATCGTTGACTTTCTTGGTACAGGAATGATGTCCATTGCCGATGATGTCGGCATGGCTAAGTACGTGTACGTCGCTTCCCACGCGTGGTTCTTGGCAGTGTTGGTGTACTTGCCCGTATTGGATAAGGTTGTGGAAGGGGAATACATTGATATCAAAGAGCCTATGAAAATTCCAGGTTGTAGACCGGTTGGAGCGGATGACCTTATGGAAACAATGCTAGACCGGTCCAACCGACACTACCGAGAGTGTGTACGGTGTGGCGAGGAGATACCTATGACTATGAGCGATGGTGTTTTGGTGAATACTTGGGAGGAACTACAAGGAAATACTCTAGCCGCGCTTATGGAGGACGGAGAATTGAGCCGGGTTATGAAAGTACCGGTTTATGCTATCGGGCCAATTGTTAGGCCTAATGGGCCTACTAAAAAGCCTAATAGTATATTCGAGTGGTTAGACAAACAACGGGAAAGGTCAGTATTGTATTTGTGTTTAGGCAGTGGTGGAACGCTGTCTTTAGAGCAAACGATAGAACTTGCATGTGGATTAGAGTTAAGTGGTCAAAGGTTTATGTGGGTTCTGCGTAAGCCTGCTTCTTACCTAGGTGAAAGCTCGAACGATGATGATCTGGTAAGTGTCGGCCTACCGGAAGGTTTCTTGGATCGCACACGTGGTATGGGTCTTGTGGTCACCCAATGGGCACCACAAGTTGAGATCTTGAGCCATGGATCAATCGGTGGGTTCTTGTCTCATTGCGGCTGGAGCTCTGTGTTAGAGAGTTTAACTCAAGGAGTGCCAATAGTGGCTTGGCCTCTTTACGCAGAGCAATGGATGAATGCTGCATTTCTGACTGAAGAGATCGGTGTAGCCATTCGTACGTCGGAGTTACCGTCAAAGAGAGTGATCAGCCGAGAAGAAGTGGCGTCTTTGGTGAGAAAGGTTTTGGGCGAAGAGGATGAAGAAGGACGGAAGGTAAGGGCTAAAGCTGAGGAAGTGAGGGTTAGCACCGAACGAGCTTGGACTCAAGGTGGGTCGTCTCATAGTTCTCTCCTCGAATGGGCAAAACGATGTTGCCTTCTGTCATTCACAAATAATACAGTGTCAATTTAA